Proteins encoded within one genomic window of Triticum aestivum cultivar Chinese Spring chromosome 2D, IWGSC CS RefSeq v2.1, whole genome shotgun sequence:
- the LOC123051070 gene encoding chalcone synthase 2, whose protein sequence is MAATMTVEEVRKAQRAEGPATVLAIGTATPANCVYQADYPDYYFKITKSDHMADLKEKFKRMCDKSQIRKRYMHLTEEILQDNPNMCAYMAPSLDARHDIVVVEVPKLGKAAAQKAIKEWGQPRSKITHLVFCTTSGVDMPGADYQLTKMLGLRPSVKRLMMYQQGCFAGGTVLRLAKDLAENNRGARVLVVCSEITAVTFRGPHESHLDSLVGQALFGDGAAAVIVGADPDMSVERPLFELVSASQTILPDSEGAIDGHLREVGLTFHLLKDVPGLISKNIERALEDAFKPLGIDDWNSVFWIAHPGGPAILDMVEAKVNLNKERMRATRHVLSEYGNMSSACVLFIMDEMRKRSAEDGHTTTGQGMDWGVLFGFGPGLTVETVVLHSVPITI, encoded by the exons ATGGCGGCGACGATGACGGTGGAGGAGGTGAGGAAGGCGCAGCGGGCGGAAGGACCGGCCACAGTGCTGGCGATCGGCACGGCGACGCCAGCAAACTGCGTGTACCAGGCCGACTACCCGGACTACTACTTCAAGATCACCAAGAGCGACCACATGGCCGACCTCAAGGAGAAGTTCAAGAGGATGT GTGACAAGTCGCAGATCAGGAAGAGGTACATGCACCTCACGGAGGAGATCCTACAAGACAACCCCAACATGTGCGCCTACATGGCGCCGTCTCTGGACGCGCGCCACGACATTGTCGTCGTGGAGGTCCCCAAGCTCGGAAAGGCGGCGGCACAAAAAGCGATCAAGGAGTGGGGCCAGCCGCGGTCTAAGATCACCCACCTTGTATTCTGCACCACCTCAGGTGTGGACATGCCGGGCGCCGACTACCAGCTGACCAAGATGCTCGGTCTTCGCCCGTCCGTGAAGCGCCTCATGATGTATCAGCAGGGCTGCTTCGCCGGCGGCACGGTGCTTCGCCTGGCCAAAGACCTCGCTGAGAACAACCGCGGCGCGCGCGTGCTAGTGGTCTGCTCGGAGATCACCGCGGTGACCTTCCGCGGCCCGCACGAGTCCCACCTCGACTCACTGGTAGGTCAGGCGCTCTTCGGTGATGGCGCGGCCGCGGTGATCGTCGGCGCGGACCCCGACATGTCCGTCGAGCGCCCCTTGTTCGAGCTGGTGTCTGCGAGCCAGACGATTCTGCCGGACTCGGAGGGCGCCATCGACGGCCACCTCCGGGAGGTTGGCCTCACCTTCCACCTCCTCAAGGATGTGCCTGGGCtcatctccaagaacattgagcgCGCCCTGGAGGATGCCTTCAAGCCATTGGGCATCGATGACTGGAACTCCGTCTTCTGGATAGCGCACCCCGGCGGGCCAGCAATCCTTGACATGGTGGAGGCCAAGGTAAACCTGAACAAGGAACGGATGCGCGCCACCAGGCATGTCCTGTCCGAATATGGCAACATGTCAAGCGCGTGTGTACTCTTTATCATGGACGAAATGCGCAAACGCTCCGCCGAGGATGGCCACACCACAACCGGCCAGGGAATGGACTGGGGCGTTCTCTTCGGCTTTGGCCCCGGCCTGACCGTGGAGACAGTCGTCCTCCATAGCGTCCCCATCACTATCTAG
- the LOC123048248 gene encoding 1-aminocyclopropane-1-carboxylate oxidase homolog 1-like: MQRKQRGGNCKETIQSSRAQDTSTTSAMSAAYDRTADLRALDTTCSGVRGLAASGITHLPRIFRVPDHHHESPPPQVFFQESPSSPASIPVIDLGSPDRAAVVAAVRRAAAEWGFFQVTGHGVPLESMAAATDATRGFHEADGCEGSDKARLYSRDPDKAVKYHCNFDLHQSPVANWRDTLYLRMAPDPPDHGELPDSCRDVLFEYAKQLKMLGKTLFDLLSEALGLKPSYLTDIECNQGQVIVCHYYPPCPQPELAIGTSRHSDYGFLTILLQDEIGGLQVLHDDRWIDVTPTPGAFIVNIGDLLQLASNDGFRSVEHRVLAKNAAPRVSIACFFSTQFHPASTRMYGPIKELLSNENPPLYRETLVRDYVKHYFSIGLDGKTAISDFRL, encoded by the exons ATGCAGAGGAAGCAGAGAGGAGGCAATTGCAAGGAGACCATCCAGTCATCCAGAGCCCAGGATACCTCGACGACGTCAGCCATGTCCGCCGCCTACGACCGCACGGCCGACCTCAGAGCGCTGGACACCACCTGCTCCGGCGTCCGCGGCCTCGCCGCCTCCGGCATCACGCACCTCCCCCGAATTTTCCGCGTCCCCGACCACCACCACGAATCACCGCCACCGCAAGTTTTCTTCCAAGAATCGCCCTCTTCACCGGCGTCCATTCCGGTGATTGACCTCGGTAGCCCCGACCGCGCCGCCGTGGTCGCTGCCGTCCGCCGGGCGGCCGCTGAGTGGGGATTCTTCCAGGTGACGGGTCACGGCGTGCCTCTGGAGTCTATGGCCGCGGCGACCGACGCGACGCGGGGATTCCACGAAGCCGACGGCTGCGAGGGCAGCGACAAGGCCAGGCTCTACTCGCGTGATCCTGACAAGGCGGTCAAGTACCACTGCAACTTCGACCTGCACCAGTCGCCGGTGGCGAACTGGCGCGACACGCTCTACCTCCGCATGGCCCCCGACCCGCCCGACCACGGCGAGCTGCCGGACAGCTGCCG CGATGTGTTGTTTGAATACGCCAAGCAATTAAAGATGTTGGGGAAGACTTTATTCGATCTGCTCTCGGAAGCTCTTGGGCTCAAACCGAGCTACCTGACAGATATAGAGTGCAACCAAGGACAGGTGATAGTATGTCACTACTACCCTCCATGCCCCCAGCCTGAACTCGCCATCGGGACAAGCCGGCATTCAGACTATGGCTTCCTAACCATACTTCTCCAAGATGAAATTGGTGGCCTTCAAGTCCTCCATGATGACCGGTGGATCGATGTCACACCGACACCTGGAGCATTCATTGTGAACATCGGTGATCTCTTACAG CTGGCCTCCAACGACGGGTTCAGGAGTGTGGAACATAGAGTTTTGGCGAAGAACGCTGCGCCGAGGGTATCCATCGCGTGCTTCTTCAGCACACAGTTCCACCCTGCCTCGACGAGGATGTATGGTCCAATCAAGGAGCTGTTGTCCAATGAGAATCCGCCGTTGTACAGGGAGACCCTTGTCAGAGATTACGTGAAGCATTATTTCTCCATCGGGTTAGATGGGAAAACGGCGATCTCTGATTTCAGGTTGTGA